The following coding sequences lie in one Candidatus Nitrospira allomarina genomic window:
- a CDS encoding DUF898 family protein produces MNHQRFDFRGTGFSCLWLFIWTWVLTVITFGLFFPWAYSAQQRWISEHTFIGNRQLAFHGTGLGFFGTWLLIMVLTIITFGLYMPWGFCRLKRWQTNNLAFANEEFQG; encoded by the coding sequence TTTGATTTTCGCGGAACAGGATTCAGTTGTTTATGGTTATTTATCTGGACGTGGGTGTTGACCGTGATCACCTTTGGCTTATTTTTTCCGTGGGCCTATTCCGCTCAGCAGCGGTGGATTTCAGAACACACCTTCATCGGGAATCGCCAACTCGCCTTTCACGGAACGGGATTAGGATTTTTTGGGACCTGGCTCCTGATCATGGTGCTCACGATCATCACCTTCGGACTCTATATGCCTTGGGGCTTTTGCCGGTTGAAACGATGGCAGACGAATAACCTCGCATTCGCAAACGAGGAATTCCAAGGGTAA